Proteins encoded together in one Prevotella scopos JCM 17725 window:
- a CDS encoding carbohydrate kinase family protein translates to MRKVIGIGESVLDIIFKNNKPVEAVPGGSTFNAITSLGRCGVNTSFISEAGKDHIGKYIINFLKNNGVNADNIATFPDSKSPVSLAFLNEKNDAEYIFYKDHPHDHLEFTYPDIQPDDIILVSSFYAVNPVIRPQVLGLLDYARTRGAIIYYDVNFRPAHKDEVIKITPNLIENLDYADIVRGSHEDFAILYKKEDADKVYNAEISFYCKQFIYTQGSQPVEVRCGKELKKSYPVPNTDIVSTIGAGDNFNAGFIFGILKCGITRADLEKGLSEEQWDKLINYALAFSADCCKDIFNYVSKEFGEKMKEGAV, encoded by the coding sequence ATGCGAAAAGTAATAGGTATAGGTGAATCCGTTTTAGACATCATCTTTAAGAATAACAAGCCCGTTGAGGCAGTACCAGGAGGCTCTACCTTTAACGCTATCACATCGTTAGGACGTTGCGGTGTTAACACATCGTTTATCTCAGAAGCTGGCAAAGATCATATCGGGAAATATATTATTAACTTCCTGAAAAACAATGGTGTTAATGCTGACAACATAGCTACCTTCCCTGATTCTAAATCACCTGTATCACTGGCTTTTCTCAATGAGAAGAATGATGCCGAATATATCTTCTACAAAGATCATCCACACGACCATTTAGAATTCACTTATCCAGACATACAGCCCGATGACATCATACTTGTTAGTTCCTTTTATGCGGTAAATCCTGTGATTCGTCCGCAGGTATTAGGACTATTAGACTATGCTCGAACACGTGGCGCAATCATCTACTATGATGTCAATTTCCGGCCAGCACATAAGGATGAGGTCATCAAGATTACGCCAAATCTGATTGAGAATCTCGACTATGCTGATATTGTTCGTGGAAGCCATGAGGACTTTGCGATACTCTACAAGAAAGAAGATGCAGACAAGGTTTACAATGCTGAGATATCATTCTATTGCAAACAGTTCATTTATACGCAAGGCAGTCAGCCTGTAGAAGTGCGTTGTGGAAAGGAATTAAAGAAGTCGTATCCAGTTCCTAACACAGATATTGTTAGTACTATCGGTGCTGGCGACAACTTTAACGCAGGATTCATCTTCGGTATTTTGAAATGTGGAATCACCCGTGCCGACCTCGAGAAAGGACTTTCAGAGGAACAATGGGATAAACTCATCAACTATGCCCTGGCGTTCTCAGCAGATTGCTGTAAGGACATTTTTAACTATGTAAGCAAAGAGTTTGGGGAGAAGATGAAAGAGGGGGCTGTATAA
- a CDS encoding M16 family metallopeptidase, producing the protein MTSYQTAVLENGLRIIALPAASPVVYCGYQLNVGTANELPDEEGIAHFCEHVTFKGTMRRTAIDVIQCLEQVGGDLNAFTTKTDTVYYSAILKDHLPRAIDLLTDIVFHSVYPQKEINKEVEVICDEIESYNDSPSELIYDEFENLIFRGHPLGHSILGSAERVRKFTTEDALRFTKKFYQPMNSVFFAYGDIDFDDLISLLEQENGSKVKSKGETEKPIEMALPSLSEYQAQTIRVDKQTHQAHVMIGNRAYNIHDKRRMALYLLNNILGGPGMSARLNLALRERRGLVYTVDSSMVTYSSTGVWAIYFGCDTDDLYECLRLVRAELDHFMTVPLTDDELTIAKQQIKGQIGIACDNRENLALDFGKGFLHYGWKKDISALYRNIDTITAEELQAVACELFPEERLSKLIYV; encoded by the coding sequence ATGACAAGTTATCAGACTGCAGTTTTAGAAAATGGACTGCGTATCATTGCCCTTCCTGCCGCCTCTCCAGTGGTTTATTGTGGCTATCAACTCAATGTTGGAACAGCCAATGAGCTACCTGATGAAGAGGGTATAGCTCATTTCTGCGAGCATGTTACCTTCAAAGGTACTATGCGTCGTACGGCAATAGATGTAATTCAATGTCTTGAACAAGTGGGCGGCGATCTCAACGCTTTTACAACTAAGACTGATACGGTTTATTATTCTGCGATTTTGAAGGATCATCTTCCTCGTGCGATAGACCTTTTGACAGATATTGTTTTCCATAGTGTCTATCCTCAAAAGGAGATTAACAAGGAGGTGGAAGTAATCTGTGATGAGATAGAATCTTATAACGATAGTCCTTCAGAACTTATTTATGATGAGTTCGAGAATCTCATCTTCCGTGGACATCCGTTAGGACATAGTATCCTTGGCTCGGCAGAACGTGTCAGAAAGTTCACTACCGAAGATGCACTTCGCTTCACAAAAAAGTTCTATCAACCGATGAATTCGGTATTTTTTGCTTATGGAGACATCGATTTTGATGATTTAATCAGTCTTTTAGAGCAGGAAAATGGTTCGAAAGTAAAGTCAAAAGGAGAAACAGAAAAGCCTATCGAAATGGCACTTCCATCATTGAGCGAGTATCAGGCACAGACAATCAGGGTTGATAAGCAGACCCATCAGGCACATGTAATGATTGGTAATCGTGCTTATAACATCCACGATAAACGTCGTATGGCATTATATTTGCTTAACAATATCTTGGGTGGTCCAGGTATGAGTGCTCGACTGAACCTTGCGTTGCGTGAGCGTCGTGGGCTTGTCTATACGGTCGATAGTTCTATGGTGACCTATTCTTCAACGGGTGTTTGGGCTATCTATTTTGGCTGTGATACTGATGACTTGTACGAATGTTTGCGTCTTGTTCGTGCTGAGCTCGACCATTTCATGACCGTTCCATTGACTGATGATGAGCTGACAATAGCCAAACAGCAGATAAAAGGACAGATAGGCATCGCTTGCGACAATCGTGAAAACCTTGCATTAGACTTTGGTAAAGGTTTTCTACACTATGGTTGGAAGAAGGATATCTCCGCACTTTATCGCAACATTGACACCATAACAGCTGAAGAGTTACAGGCTGTCGCCTGCGAACTTTTCCCAGAAGAACGACTATCCAAGTTGATTTACGTGTAG
- a CDS encoding NAD(P)/FAD-dependent oxidoreductase → MKANIEGTDKKRVVIVGGGLGGLNLAFKLVDDEFQVVLVDKNNYHQFPPLIYQVASGGLEPSSISFPFRRLFQGHKDFFFRMADVQAVNTEEKFIDTTVGKIEYDYLVIAAGATTNFFGNKDIEATTLPMKSVGEAMRLRNTILRNLELAETEDVPERKQALMNIVVVGGGASGVEIAGAVAEMKKNIIARDYPDLDSSQMHIYLVNAGDRLLANMDPVSSKRAEKDLKDLHVHIRQPQFATEYKDGILKTSAGLEIPTQTVIWVSGICANKLGGFPVESIGHSGRLLTDRFCRVKGVEDVYAIGDISLVEGDEEYPLGHPQLAQVAMQQAKTIAKNLKALAKGKEPKPFRYKNLGVMATIGRNHAVAEISGKKFGGFPAWALWLVVHLRSILGVKNKTFILLNWVWNYINYKQSLRLILKAK, encoded by the coding sequence ATGAAAGCAAATATCGAAGGGACAGACAAAAAGAGAGTTGTCATCGTTGGTGGTGGATTGGGAGGATTGAATCTTGCCTTCAAATTGGTTGATGATGAATTTCAGGTTGTATTAGTTGACAAAAATAATTATCATCAGTTCCCTCCATTGATTTATCAGGTAGCATCGGGTGGTCTTGAACCGAGTAGCATCTCCTTTCCTTTTCGTCGTCTTTTCCAAGGACATAAGGACTTCTTCTTCCGTATGGCAGATGTGCAAGCTGTGAATACTGAGGAGAAATTCATTGATACTACGGTGGGAAAGATTGAGTATGACTATCTTGTGATAGCAGCTGGTGCTACGACTAATTTCTTCGGAAATAAGGATATTGAGGCTACCACACTCCCGATGAAATCGGTTGGTGAGGCAATGCGACTCCGTAATACCATTCTTCGTAACCTTGAACTTGCTGAGACGGAAGATGTTCCTGAACGCAAACAGGCGCTGATGAATATCGTTGTTGTTGGCGGTGGAGCCTCAGGTGTTGAGATTGCAGGTGCAGTGGCAGAGATGAAGAAAAACATCATTGCTCGTGATTACCCTGATCTTGACTCATCACAGATGCACATCTATCTTGTCAACGCAGGCGATCGTCTTCTTGCAAATATGGACCCTGTTTCGTCAAAGCGTGCAGAGAAAGATTTGAAAGACTTACATGTGCATATTCGTCAGCCACAGTTTGCGACAGAATACAAGGATGGAATACTGAAAACAAGTGCTGGTTTGGAGATTCCTACGCAGACTGTTATCTGGGTGAGTGGTATCTGTGCGAATAAGCTTGGTGGCTTCCCTGTAGAAAGCATCGGGCATTCAGGGCGCCTTTTGACGGATCGCTTCTGTCGTGTGAAGGGGGTAGAGGATGTCTATGCAATTGGTGATATCTCTTTAGTAGAGGGGGATGAGGAATATCCGCTTGGTCATCCACAATTAGCGCAGGTAGCTATGCAGCAGGCAAAGACGATTGCCAAGAACCTCAAAGCACTTGCTAAAGGTAAGGAACCTAAGCCTTTCAGATATAAGAATCTCGGTGTAATGGCAACAATCGGACGAAACCATGCTGTTGCTGAAATCTCTGGAAAGAAGTTTGGTGGCTTCCCTGCTTGGGCATTATGGCTCGTTGTTCACCTTCGTTCAATTCTTGGCGTAAAGAACAAAACGTTCATTTTGCTTAACTGGGTATGGAACTACATTAATTACAAGCAGAGTCTTCGTTTGATATTGAAAGCAAAATAA